One genomic region from Sulfuriflexus mobilis encodes:
- a CDS encoding RtcB family protein: protein MDLGLFTQHSDTRWEIAAHGNMRVPAVIYADEPLIGDMDHKVYEQICNVATLPGIVQSAYAMPDAHWGYGFPIGGVAAFDPEQGGIISGGGVGFDISCGVRTLHTGLRREDILAHQQTLAHELSRAIPAGLGSTGRIHLNHSGMKAMLEGGAQWAVEQGFGVAEDLQRVEEQGCMAGAEPQQVSDKARQRQVDEMGTLGSGNHYLEIQHVTAVYDEDIADVYGVHVGDVMVSIHCGSRGLGHQIGTEFLKEMAMSAAGYGIHLPDRELACAPILSDIGQRYLGAMRAGINCALANRQIITHLTRQAFASVIPKADLHLLYDVSHNTCKVEEHEVEGKKRQLFIHRKGATRAYGPGHPDIPQALRAVGQPVLIGGSMGTGSYILAGTVESEKQAFSSACHGAGRAMSRHQAKRQWRGRELVDELATRGIIIKSPSLRGVAEEAPDAYKDVAAVVDAADKAGLAHKVARLEPLIVIKG, encoded by the coding sequence ATGGACCTGGGTTTGTTTACGCAGCACAGTGACACGCGCTGGGAGATCGCTGCCCACGGTAACATGCGTGTGCCGGCCGTGATCTATGCAGATGAACCGCTGATCGGCGACATGGACCACAAGGTTTACGAACAGATCTGCAATGTCGCCACCCTGCCGGGGATCGTGCAAAGTGCCTATGCCATGCCGGATGCCCACTGGGGCTATGGTTTCCCGATTGGCGGCGTGGCGGCATTCGACCCGGAGCAGGGCGGGATTATTTCAGGTGGCGGGGTCGGTTTTGATATCTCTTGCGGTGTGCGCACCCTGCACACCGGCCTGCGGCGTGAAGATATCCTCGCACACCAGCAAACACTGGCCCACGAATTGTCGCGAGCCATCCCCGCCGGTCTCGGCAGTACCGGCCGTATCCACCTGAACCACAGTGGCATGAAGGCCATGCTCGAGGGCGGTGCGCAGTGGGCGGTTGAGCAGGGCTTTGGCGTGGCGGAAGACCTGCAACGTGTTGAGGAACAGGGCTGCATGGCGGGTGCCGAACCCCAGCAGGTATCCGACAAGGCCAGGCAACGGCAGGTCGATGAAATGGGCACGCTCGGTTCCGGTAACCATTATCTTGAAATACAGCATGTCACGGCCGTTTATGATGAAGACATCGCCGATGTTTACGGCGTGCATGTCGGTGATGTGATGGTGAGTATCCATTGTGGCTCGCGTGGCCTGGGCCACCAGATAGGTACCGAGTTTCTGAAGGAGATGGCGATGAGTGCCGCGGGGTACGGCATCCACCTGCCGGATCGGGAGCTGGCCTGCGCACCGATTCTCTCCGACATTGGTCAGCGTTACCTGGGCGCCATGCGTGCAGGTATTAACTGTGCGCTGGCCAATCGTCAGATCATCACCCACCTGACGCGCCAGGCATTTGCCAGCGTGATACCCAAGGCCGACCTGCACCTGCTCTATGATGTCTCGCACAATACCTGCAAGGTCGAAGAGCACGAGGTCGAGGGCAAAAAACGCCAGTTGTTCATCCATCGCAAGGGTGCGACGCGCGCCTATGGCCCCGGGCATCCGGATATTCCGCAAGCACTACGTGCAGTGGGGCAACCCGTGTTGATCGGTGGCTCCATGGGTACCGGCTCCTACATTCTGGCAGGTACGGTGGAAAGTGAAAAGCAGGCCTTCTCCTCTGCCTGCCACGGTGCCGGGCGTGCCATGAGCCGACACCAGGCCAAGCGCCAGTGGCGGGGGCGAGAGCTGGTCGATGAACTGGCCACACGCGGCATCATCATCAAAAGTCCCTCGCTGCGTGGCGTGGCCGAAGAGGCACCAGATGCCTATAAAGATGTGGCCGCGGTGGTCGATGCTGCCGACAAGGCCGGGCTGGCACACAAGGTCGCACGGCTTGAACCGCTTATTGTGATCAAGGGCTGA
- a CDS encoding archease, whose protein sequence is MANYWQHFEHGADIGVRGIAASKAEAFAQAALALCAVITDLERITPAKSITLSCDAPDDELLLAEWLNSLIFEIATRNMIFSRFEVRIDDHRLSATVWGEPLQIDKHHPAVEVKGATYTSLQVRQQADGKWLAQCVVDV, encoded by the coding sequence GTGGCTAATTACTGGCAACATTTTGAACACGGCGCGGATATCGGCGTACGTGGTATCGCGGCCAGTAAGGCTGAGGCATTCGCCCAGGCGGCCCTTGCGCTGTGTGCGGTTATCACCGATCTTGAACGTATTACGCCTGCAAAAAGTATTACGCTAAGCTGTGACGCCCCTGACGATGAGTTGTTATTGGCCGAGTGGCTGAATAGCTTGATCTTTGAAATAGCCACGCGCAATATGATATTCAGTCGCTTCGAGGTCAGGATTGACGACCATCGCCTTTCCGCCACCGTTTGGGGCGAGCCGTTACAAATCGACAAGCATCACCCCGCCGTGGAGGTAAAAGGCGCCACCTATACCTCTCTGCAGGTTAGACAACAAGCCGATGGAAAATGGCTGGCACAATGCGTGGTGGATGTCTGA
- a CDS encoding M28 family peptidase, translating to MQLETLEQNLRRHVYHLADEIGERNIWHPDALHVAEEYVTSIWREQGYTVERQAYQEHGVPCANLEVTRQGTSQEEQIILLGAHYDSVQGSPGANDNASGVAVLLELSRLFRTLSPAMTIRFVAFTNEEPPFFFSGRQGSRLYAKAARRRGDDIRLMLALETMGYYSDAPHSQRYPPLFRYFYPHRADFISLVSNFGSRRLMHRLARAFRHSTDFPLQHIATFAVIPGVAWSDHLSFWIQRYKALMVTDTAFYRYPYYHSAQDTAEKLDYARLAQVCDGLFRAVSLLADERL from the coding sequence ATGCAACTTGAAACCCTCGAACAGAATCTGCGGCGCCATGTCTATCATCTCGCCGATGAGATCGGCGAGCGTAATATCTGGCACCCGGACGCCTTGCACGTCGCCGAAGAGTACGTGACATCCATCTGGCGCGAGCAGGGCTACACGGTTGAACGGCAGGCCTACCAGGAACACGGTGTGCCCTGTGCAAACCTTGAGGTTACGCGGCAGGGAACGTCTCAAGAGGAACAAATTATCCTGCTCGGTGCACACTATGACTCGGTGCAGGGTAGCCCCGGCGCCAATGACAATGCCAGCGGGGTCGCCGTCTTGCTGGAACTGTCGCGCCTGTTCCGAACACTATCACCCGCCATGACGATCCGTTTTGTTGCCTTCACCAACGAAGAACCGCCGTTCTTCTTTTCCGGTCGTCAGGGTAGTCGTCTTTACGCGAAGGCCGCACGTCGCCGCGGCGATGACATTCGACTCATGCTGGCGCTGGAAACCATGGGCTATTATTCGGACGCCCCGCACAGCCAGCGTTATCCGCCTCTGTTCCGCTATTTCTATCCGCACCGTGCTGACTTTATCAGCTTAGTTTCCAACTTCGGTTCGCGCCGGCTCATGCACAGGCTCGCGCGTGCTTTTCGCCATTCAACTGACTTCCCGCTCCAGCATATCGCTACCTTTGCCGTTATTCCCGGCGTGGCTTGGAGCGATCACTTATCGTTCTGGATACAACGCTACAAGGCGTTGATGGTGACCGATACGGCCTTTTACCGTTATCCTTACTACCATAGCGCACAGGATACTGCTGAAAAGCTGGACTATGCCCGACTCGCACAGGTCTGTGACGGGCTTTTCAGGGCCGTCAGCCTGCTGGCCGATGAGCGCCTGTAG